A single region of the Syngnathus acus chromosome 6, fSynAcu1.2, whole genome shotgun sequence genome encodes:
- the rhcgb gene encoding ammonium transporter Rh type C-like 2 — MGSVQSFREFCDRTKNTNVRLSLPAVCIVWQTAMIILFGVFIRYDEESDAHWIEHRKIENISSDIENDFYFRYPSFQDVHVMIFVGFGFLMTFLKRYSFGAVGFNFLIAAFGLQWALLMQGWFHSLDYTDGKIKIGVENLINADFCVAGCLIAYGAVLGKVSPVQLMVLTLFGITLFAVEEYIILTVIHARDAGGSMVIHTFGAYYGLSISWMLYRPNLDQSSRLQGSVYHSDVFAMIGTLFLWMFWPSFNSAIADHGDGQHRAAINTYLALAATVLTTVAFSSLFQKHGKLDMVHIQNSTLAGGVAVGTAAEFMLMPYGSLIVGFCCGVISTLGYIFLTPFMEKHLKIQDTCGIHNLHAMPGLIGGIVGAITAAAASESVYGKEGLINTFDFEGAFEHMTPTRQGGHQAAGICVAVCFGVGGGIMVGSILRLPIWGDPADDNCFDDEPYWEVPDEEESIPPVLQYNNHMLNKDITESNFTMEQN, encoded by the exons ATGGGCAGCGTTCAAAGCTTCAGAGAATTCTGTGATCGtactaaaaatacaaatgttcgTCTTAGTCTTCCAGCAGTGTGTATCGTTTGGCAAACAGCTATGATTATCTTGTTTGGAGTTTTTATTCGTTATGATGAGGAGTCTGATGCACACTGGATAGAGCACcggaaaatagaaaatatatcAAGTGACATTGAGAATGACTTCTACTTCAGATACCCAA gtTTTCAAGATGTCCACGTGATGATCTTCGTGGGCTTTGGCTTCTTGATGACTTTTCTCAAGCGCTACAGTTTTGGCGCCGTGGGTTTCAACTTCCTCATCGCAGCATTTGGCCTCCAATGGGCGCTCCTAATGCAGGGCTGGTTCCACTCCCTGGATTACACTGATGGAAAGATCAAAATTGGCGTTGAAAA TTTAATTAATGCAGATTTCTGTGTGGCGGGCTGCTTGATTGCCTATGGAGCCGTGCTTGGTAAAGTCAGTCCAGTCCAGCTGATGGTCTTGACCCTGTTTGGCATCACATTGTTTGCTGTGGAGGAATATATCATCCTCACTGTTATACAC GCTCGAGATGCGGGAGGCTCCATGGTGATCCACACATTCGGCGCTTATTATGGCCTTTCCATCTCGTGGATGCTCTATCGACCCAACCTGGATCAGAGCAGTCGTCTTCAGGGCTCAGTTTACCACTCAGATGTCTTTGCTATGATAG GAACTCTCTTCCTGTGGATGTTCTGGCCCAGTTTCAATTCAGCTATCGCCGACCACGGCGACGGGCAGCACCGAGCCGCCATCAACACTTACCTGGCTTTGGCTGCAACAGTGCTCACCACTGTGGCTTTCTCGAGCCTCTTCCAGAAGCACGGCAAACTAGACATG GTCCACATTCAAAACTCCACTTTGGCTGGTGGTGTTGCGGTGGGAACTGCAGCAGAATTTATGCTGATGCCCTACGGGTCTCTGATAGTTGGGTTCTGCTGCGGCGTCATTTCCACATTGGGTTATATCTTCCTCACG CCATTTATGGAGAAGCACCTGAAGATTCAAGACACATGTGGAATCCACAACCTCCACGCCATGCCAGGGCTCATAGGTGGCATTGTGGGCGCTATTACTGCTGCAGCTGCCTCTGAGTCGGTGTATGGTAAAGAAGG actGATTAACACCTTTGACTTTGAGGGTGCTTTTGAACACATGACCCCCACAAGGCAAGGTGGTCATCAGGCTGCAGGCATCTGTGTGGCTGTTTGTTTCGGTGTGGGTGGAGGCATCATGGTTG GTTCTATTTTAAGATTACCCATCTGGGGCGACCCGGCGGATGACAATTGCTTTGATGATGAACCCTACTGGGAG GTGCCTGATGAGGAGGAGAGTATTCCACCAGTCCTACAGTACAACAATCACATGCTCAACAAAGATAT aactGAGTCAAATTTCACCATGGAGCAGAACTGA